The sequence below is a genomic window from Ornithobacterium rhinotracheale.
CGCCTTTGGTATTTTTTCAGGGCAAAGTTGCACGCTTTGAATAGGAAAATAAAACCGCCTGCCAAGCCTTGTAATTTTTTTTACAATGCTTGTAGGAATTTCTTACAAGCATTGGATAAGAAATTCTGATACAATTAAATATGAGAGAAATTTGCACCAAGATAATTGAATAATTAAACCCAAATGCCTATGCAGGATATCTTATTAAACGACGACAACGACTTAGAAATTAAGGACGGCGATTTTGTAGTAGGCATTTCCAATAGCCAGCACCAAAAACATATCCTTATCGCCAATAAGGGCGAGTACAAGGAATTTCCAGAGGTGGGCGTGGGCATTGTGCAAATGCTGGCAGATGACCGCTACACCGAGATGCTCATCGAAACAAAAAAGCAGTTGGAATACGATGGTATGCAGATTAAAAATGTTAGCCTGCAACCTGATAACAAGTTAATAATTGACGGTAAATATAAAGCATAAGATATGGCAAGAATGAAAAGAGAAGAGCGTATAGAAAAACAAAGCCAAGGCAGGCAATTGTATGCCTCGGGCTTTTCCTACACGGACATTTCAAAAATTTTAGGCGTAACTCAGAAAACACTTAGCCATTGGGCAGAGGAAGATAAATGGGAGGAAGAAAGAGAGCTTTCGGCCATCAAACCAAGTGTAATGAAGCGCCTCACGCTCAAATGTGCGCTGGCTATTCAAAAAGGAGAGCCATTGCCGTATAAAGCCGATGATATTTCTAAAATTGTCGCTGCCTTTGACCGCATTACCGACAGCCGAAAAAAAGCCGTTTACACGATGGAAAGCATCGATGGATTTACCGAATTTATGCTCAATAAAGCAGGAAAGGCCAAGGGCGAAAAACAAGCGACCCTTCTTAGCTCCATAAAGACTATTCGCCCTTTTTTCGATGAATATGTAACCCATTTACTTAGCCATGACTAAAACAGAGCTTAAAGAAGCTAGGGAGCGTTATTTTATGCGCTCCAAGATGATAAAAGAACTCACCGCGGAGTCTTTGGTAAAAGAAACTACCGATCAGCAGCAAGAGCGAGTCAAACATCTTTTAAAACCAGAGAATTACAACGAATTTTTTGATTATTATTTTGGGGTAAATAGTGGCTTGCCCTTAGCCGATGCTCCGTGTGCTAAATTTCATCAAAGCAGTTATGAAAAGGTTTTCCGCGATAG
It includes:
- a CDS encoding oxidase → MQDILLNDDNDLEIKDGDFVVGISNSQHQKHILIANKGEYKEFPEVGVGIVQMLADDRYTEMLIETKKQLEYDGMQIKNVSLQPDNKLIIDGKYKA
- a CDS encoding terminase gpP N-terminus-related DNA-binding protein, translated to MARMKREERIEKQSQGRQLYASGFSYTDISKILGVTQKTLSHWAEEDKWEEERELSAIKPSVMKRLTLKCALAIQKGEPLPYKADDISKIVAAFDRITDSRKKAVYTMESIDGFTEFMLNKAGKAKGEKQATLLSSIKTIRPFFDEYVTHLLSHD